The sequence below is a genomic window from Nostoc flagelliforme CCNUN1.
AAGAACGCTGTAGAACAAGGTAGAACTGCCGAAGCAGAGGCGATCGCAACCAACGTATTACAACCTGTCACGGCTTCCCCCGGTGTCCAGACGACATCTGCTGCTACGCCTTCCCCTAGTGCAACTAGTTCTGCATTTGCCGAACAGCCTTTTGTGGCTCCTGCTACATCACAACCAATTCCAATTGTCAATAGGGAAACACCATTTTGGTTACTCCTACCTTTGTTTTTTGCTCCTGTAGCTGGAGTGTTCCTATGGTGGGTTCTGGGAAAACGCCCATTGCCTACTGAGAAAACAGACAACTTACCAGAATCAGATCCTCGTCCACCCAGTACAGAAGATGGAGAAATGGCAGTAGTCAATGCCAGCACATCTTCCTCTATTAACGGAGCGATGGAGGAGCAGCCAGTGCCGCAGTTCCAAGAGCAAGAAAGCCCTGATCGCACTCCTTTCAACATCTATACTCAAACAGAATCTGACCTGACCCAGAATGCTACTCAAGAGACATCAAATTTAGTCCGGGAGGGAACTACTGGCGCCTCTAATTCCTATGAAGACACAACATCAGGCGTAGCTAATGGCTCAGAAAATAACAACTTGGGAGCCGCAGCTTTAACTAATGGTGCGGCTCTATCAACGGGCATCGGGGCGGCTAGCTGGTCTGCCTTTACCAACAAAGAAACAGATGCAGATGCAATTGATGAGACAGTTAATCAGAGTGATTATACTGAGATAAACAATCTTGAGTCTGATTCTGATGAAATTGAATGGGACATAGAAGCCCCAGCAGCTGTAGTAAATACTTCATATCCTCACCTGCCTAATATTCCAGAAGAGGTATCTGATGTTGAACTACCTTTAACTGAGGAGACAGCCCCACTACCAGATGTGCTAGAAATAATATCTGATTTTGGATATTGGGACGCAGATATTAATGAAGATCAGATAGATGACCAACTTCAGGCAGAATTAAACTGGCTAGAGAGTATTACCTCAACTGAAGATACGGACTCAGTAGATGAATTAGCCTTACCAGAGTCTGGCGAAGTAGCAGCCGACGTGGAACCGTCAGCTTTACAAACATCCTCACTGGTCGATTTGCCAGAATTATCAGAAGAAGATTTATTTAATGTGGTAGCAGACGCAGCTGAACCCACTGTCAATTTGCCAGAGGAAGAATCTCAAGCAGAGCCTACTGTTGAGGAAGGTATTGCTGAAACTGATTCCACAGATTTAGTGAGTGCTGCGGCTTTAGCAGCAGGCGTAGGAATTGCAGGCTGGACTACCATTTCTGCATCAGATGCCCAAAGAGAAACTGATACTACGGTTGAAAATGTGCCAATCGCGGCCGAAACAGCTGTTGATTTGATAGATGCAGAAGAAGAGAGTAGTATCGTCCTCACACTAGATACTTATACATCGGCTCATGTCAGTTGGGAGATTTCCGAAGCCAAGAAAGCAGCGCTGCGCCAACAGGGTGGCTCTCAATTGGTAGTGCGGCTTTACGATGCAACTGGGATTGACTTGAGTTATCAAAGTCCCCACCTGGTGCAGGAGTATGAATGTGACGAGACAGCACACGATCGCCTGGTGGAAATTCCCCTGTGCGATCGCGATTACATAGCTGAAATTGGTTATATTGCTGATGGCGATGCCTACGGCGGTAAACTACGCTGGTTGTTCATCGCCCGTTCAGCGATCGTTCGTGTCTTCAGTCCAGTCCTTCCAGATCCCGTAGTTGATCGTGTGGCGATTGCTGATGAAACAGATATTCACTTGCTAGATGCCCAAGAAGAGATCGGTGAAGAACAGAGCAGTATTGTCCTCACACCACATACTTATACATCGGCTCATGTCTCTTGGGAGATTTCCGAAACCAAGAAGGCAGCGTTGCACCAAGAGGGTGGCTCTCAATTGGTAGTGCGGCTTTACGATGTAACTGGGATTGACTTGAGTTATCAAAGTCCCCACCTGGTGCAGGAGTATGAATGTGACGAGACAGCACACGATCGCCTGGTGGAAATTCCCCTCAGCGATCGCGATTACATAGCTGAAATTGGCTATGTCGCTTATGGCGAGTACTGGTTGTTCATCGCCCGTTCAGCGATCGTTCGTGTCTTCAGTCCAGTATCTACAGATCCCACTGTTGAAGATGTAGCATTAACAAGCGAAACACCTATTGTTCATACAGATTCCACTGTTGAAGATGTAGCATTAACAAGCGAAACACCTATTGTTCATACAGATTCCACCGTTGAAGATGTAGCATTAACAAGCGAAACACCTATTGTTCATACAGATTCCACCGTTGAAGATGTAACGTTAACAAGTGAAACACCTATTGGTTTAGTAGATGTAGAAGAAGAGAGCAGAGAAGAAGAGAGCAGTATTTTGCTCACACCGCG
It includes:
- a CDS encoding DUF4912 domain-containing protein gives rise to the protein MWQQEKKDTSIIRLVLWLALATTPMAANLLVSEPMLAQSKPETPSLTLPQTVQNGTPVRIDGSSSLAAINQSMKENFEKQFSGAKLEVAANGTDTALKDLLDGKIDIAAMGRGLTPAEKAQGLEQNVLHREKIAIVVGADNPFKGNLTSRQFARIFRGQITNWSQLGGPSGKIRLIDHPNTSETRNTFRTYPAFKTARFATGANATQLTENNTAEIIRQLGKDGISYVLANQVSKLKGVRVLQLDQALPDDDKYPFSQPLVYVYKKNPSSSIVEFIGFIASSGKNAVEQGRTAEAEAIATNVLQPVTASPGVQTTSAATPSPSATSSAFAEQPFVAPATSQPIPIVNRETPFWLLLPLFFAPVAGVFLWWVLGKRPLPTEKTDNLPESDPRPPSTEDGEMAVVNASTSSSINGAMEEQPVPQFQEQESPDRTPFNIYTQTESDLTQNATQETSNLVREGTTGASNSYEDTTSGVANGSENNNLGAAALTNGAALSTGIGAASWSAFTNKETDADAIDETVNQSDYTEINNLESDSDEIEWDIEAPAAVVNTSYPHLPNIPEEVSDVELPLTEETAPLPDVLEIISDFGYWDADINEDQIDDQLQAELNWLESITSTEDTDSVDELALPESGEVAADVEPSALQTSSLVDLPELSEEDLFNVVADAAEPTVNLPEEESQAEPTVEEGIAETDSTDLVSAAALAAGVGIAGWTTISASDAQRETDTTVENVPIAAETAVDLIDAEEESSIVLTLDTYTSAHVSWEISEAKKAALRQQGGSQLVVRLYDATGIDLSYQSPHLVQEYECDETAHDRLVEIPLCDRDYIAEIGYIADGDAYGGKLRWLFIARSAIVRVFSPVLPDPVVDRVAIADETDIHLLDAQEEIGEEQSSIVLTPHTYTSAHVSWEISETKKAALHQEGGSQLVVRLYDVTGIDLSYQSPHLVQEYECDETAHDRLVEIPLSDRDYIAEIGYVAYGEYWLFIARSAIVRVFSPVSTDPTVEDVALTSETPIVHTDSTVEDVALTSETPIVHTDSTVEDVALTSETPIVHTDSTVEDVTLTSETPIGLVDVEEESREEESSILLTPRTPKWAYVSWHISKAQNQALRQQGGSQLVVRLYDVTGIDLSYQSPQLVQQYECEEVARDRFVAIPVSDRDYMVEIGYIADGDGWLLIARSPNIRVFSRSHEDFWFVADTELIIHGATQPNTSVNIGGHSIKIKPDGTFHLRLPFSDGLMDYLITVAADGESTRTIHKKFSQETSES